A window of the Deinococcus gobiensis I-0 genome harbors these coding sequences:
- a CDS encoding alpha/beta hydrolase family protein — translation MPRTPSLLSRLRAVPPRRLAGWAALGYAAAILAGALVGAEITLRSKTRRIKGEFVPVGRRGGDVYLPATPETLSRGVIGIVPLRPSRGHALLGPPQLLGTLVRRRILEERGVVPNGSVAWASTFVYNGTPAQLGLPFQNFKVPTAVGEMPAWHVPPVGGERDAVAIVIHGHGGQRAQALRMLPALRRSGVGSVFVTFRNAYGAPRVGQGFHSLGDQEAEDVLAALEWAARAGYRRAVLYGFSMGGNIALCAAQRPERAALPLAGVLLDCPVLDWRDVIRANGQRFGIPGFMAAHIGRFVEWLVTRRSGQDFDLVDQLRASPRFTLPVMLWHGTRDRTVPVGQADALAAARPDLVEYRRVEGAKHIRCWNLDPGGYDAQLETFIRRVLPGVQVQGEPHA, via the coding sequence ATGCCCAGAACGCCCTCCCTGCTTTCCCGCCTGCGCGCCGTGCCTCCGCGCCGCCTCGCCGGCTGGGCCGCGCTGGGCTACGCGGCGGCGATTCTCGCGGGGGCGCTGGTGGGCGCCGAGATCACCCTGCGCTCCAAGACCCGGCGCATCAAGGGCGAGTTCGTGCCGGTGGGGCGGCGGGGCGGTGACGTGTATCTGCCCGCCACGCCCGAGACGCTCTCGCGCGGGGTCATCGGCATCGTGCCGCTGCGCCCCAGCCGGGGCCACGCCCTGCTGGGGCCGCCGCAACTGCTGGGCACGCTGGTGCGCCGCCGCATCCTGGAGGAGCGGGGCGTGGTCCCCAACGGCTCGGTGGCCTGGGCCTCGACCTTCGTGTACAACGGCACGCCCGCGCAGCTCGGCCTTCCGTTCCAGAATTTCAAGGTGCCGACTGCGGTGGGGGAGATGCCCGCGTGGCATGTCCCGCCGGTCGGTGGCGAACGTGACGCCGTCGCCATCGTCATCCACGGGCACGGCGGGCAGCGGGCGCAGGCCCTGCGGATGCTGCCCGCGCTGAGACGCAGTGGGGTCGGCTCGGTGTTCGTGACCTTCCGCAACGCCTACGGCGCGCCGCGCGTCGGCCAGGGCTTCCACAGCCTGGGCGACCAGGAGGCCGAGGACGTGCTCGCGGCGCTGGAGTGGGCCGCGCGGGCGGGGTACAGGCGGGCGGTGCTGTACGGCTTCTCGATGGGCGGCAACATCGCCCTGTGCGCGGCCCAGCGTCCGGAGCGCGCGGCGCTGCCCCTGGCGGGCGTGCTGCTCGACTGCCCGGTCCTCGACTGGCGCGACGTGATCCGGGCCAACGGGCAGCGCTTCGGCATTCCTGGCTTCATGGCCGCGCACATCGGGCGCTTCGTGGAGTGGCTGGTCACGCGCCGCAGCGGCCAGGACTTCGATCTGGTGGACCAGTTGCGCGCCTCCCCGCGCTTTACCCTGCCCGTCATGCTGTGGCACGGCACCCGCGACCGCACAGTGCCGGTCGGGCAGGCCGACGCCCTGGCCGCCGCGCGCCCCGACCTCGTGGAGTACCGGCGGGTCGAGGGGGCCAAGCACATCCGCTGCTGGAACCTCGACCCTGGGGGCTACGACGCCCAACTCGAAACATTCATTCGCCGGGTGTTGCCCGGCGTACAAGTCCAAGGAGAACCCCATGCGTGA
- a CDS encoding WD40 repeat domain-containing protein → MLQPIRLLPVLVALSWCAATAQLRADLTRAIPSGPAILKVFGGPDLLFQATTPGLGAVTTSKFSADDRWLLNIADGQGYVQLWNVAAGQRVRTFLAPFPHIVNADFTPDSRHLLLNFRGEPGTLDAEPAFWTLDPLRPVAQLSDARSDGESYARESGYDRSVSFSADGQRMVFARSGSYKKTGDVSVWDARSGTRLATLSRLPYPAGALQTGGVGIDDARLSPDGRRVLVLSIDGRLAEYDVDTARLLNVRGRFTSEQVAAQLGIFARTGR, encoded by the coding sequence ATGCTCCAGCCCATACGCCTGCTGCCTGTCCTCGTGGCCCTGTCGTGGTGCGCGGCCACGGCCCAGCTCCGCGCCGACCTGACCAGGGCGATCCCGTCCGGCCCGGCCATCCTGAAGGTCTTCGGCGGCCCGGACCTGCTGTTCCAGGCGACGACCCCCGGCCTGGGGGCCGTGACCACCAGCAAATTCAGCGCGGACGACCGGTGGCTGCTCAACATCGCCGACGGGCAGGGCTACGTGCAGCTCTGGAACGTCGCTGCCGGCCAGCGGGTCCGGACCTTCCTCGCGCCCTTTCCGCATATCGTGAACGCCGACTTCACACCTGACAGCCGGCATCTGCTGCTCAATTTTCGCGGCGAGCCGGGGACACTGGACGCCGAACCGGCCTTCTGGACGCTGGACCCGTTGCGCCCCGTGGCCCAGCTCAGCGACGCGCGCAGCGACGGCGAGAGCTACGCCCGCGAATCCGGCTACGACCGCTCGGTGTCGTTCAGCGCGGATGGGCAGCGGATGGTGTTCGCCCGCTCCGGGTCGTACAAAAAGACGGGTGACGTGTCCGTCTGGGACGCACGTTCAGGCACGCGTCTGGCCACCCTCTCCCGCCTACCCTATCCGGCAGGAGCGTTACAGACCGGCGGAGTCGGCATCGACGACGCCCGGCTGTCCCCCGACGGCCGGCGGGTTCTCGTGCTGTCCATTGACGGCCGACTAGCGGAATACGACGTGGACACTGCCCGTCTGCTGAACGTGCGGGGCCGGTTCACCAGCGAGCAGGTGGCGGCCCAGCTCGGCATCTTCGCCCGGACAGGCCGGTAG
- a CDS encoding 23S rRNA (cytosine(2499)-C(5))-methyltransferase, giving the protein MSGVSAASLPRLRLRVTPAAEAHIRAGHPWVYESSVRDQNRPGEAGELAVIYDRRDRFLAIGLYDPASPLRVRVLHAGLPATLDPAWWAHRLDTPLQRRAPLFAPDTDGYRLINGESDGWPGLVLDRYADTLVVKLYTAAWFPHLALVLELLTARFPGFRVVARLSRNIQDAAAGIGLHDGQTLLGRAPDGPVVFRESGLAFEADVVQGQKTGFFLDQRENRRRVEGFSAGRRVLNAFSFTGGFSLYAARGGAREVVSLDISAHALDGARRNFALNPRLTTPHETVQADVFDWLRETRREFDLIVLDPPSLARRESEREGAIRAYGKLATDGLARLSRGGVLVSASCSAHVSADEFFGAVRTAVRRTGRAAKELRTSRHAPDHHAAFPEAEYLKAIFLQVD; this is encoded by the coding sequence ATGTCTGGTGTTTCCGCCGCCTCCTTGCCCCGCCTGCGCCTGCGCGTGACCCCCGCCGCCGAGGCGCACATCCGCGCCGGGCATCCCTGGGTGTACGAGTCGAGCGTGCGTGACCAGAACCGCCCCGGCGAGGCCGGCGAACTGGCCGTGATTTACGACCGCCGCGACCGCTTCCTGGCCATCGGCCTGTACGACCCGGCCTCGCCGCTGCGGGTGCGGGTGCTGCACGCCGGGCTGCCGGCCACCCTCGATCCGGCGTGGTGGGCACACCGCCTGGATACGCCGCTACAGCGCCGCGCGCCGCTGTTCGCCCCCGACACGGACGGCTACCGTCTCATCAACGGCGAGTCGGACGGCTGGCCGGGCCTGGTCCTCGACCGCTACGCCGACACGCTGGTCGTCAAGCTGTACACGGCGGCGTGGTTCCCGCACCTCGCGCTCGTCCTCGAACTGCTCACGGCGCGCTTTCCGGGCTTCCGGGTCGTCGCCCGCCTGAGCCGCAACATCCAGGACGCGGCCGCTGGCATCGGCCTGCACGACGGCCAGACCCTGCTGGGCCGCGCCCCCGACGGGCCGGTGGTCTTCCGCGAGTCGGGGCTGGCCTTCGAGGCCGACGTGGTGCAGGGCCAGAAGACCGGCTTCTTCCTCGACCAGCGCGAGAACCGCCGCCGGGTGGAGGGCTTCTCGGCCGGGCGGCGGGTGCTCAACGCCTTTTCCTTTACCGGGGGCTTCTCGCTGTACGCGGCGCGGGGCGGGGCGCGCGAGGTGGTCAGCCTCGACATCAGCGCGCACGCCCTGGACGGCGCCCGGCGCAACTTCGCCCTCAATCCGCGCCTGACCACCCCGCACGAGACGGTGCAGGCCGACGTGTTCGACTGGCTGCGCGAGACGCGGCGCGAGTTCGACCTCATCGTCCTCGACCCGCCCTCGCTGGCCCGCCGCGAGAGCGAGCGTGAGGGGGCCATCCGGGCTTACGGCAAGCTGGCGACCGACGGCCTCGCCCGCCTGAGCCGGGGCGGCGTGCTGGTGAGCGCCTCGTGCAGCGCGCATGTCAGCGCCGACGAGTTCTTCGGGGCCGTGCGCACCGCCGTGCGCCGCACCGGCCGCGCCGCGAAGGAACTGCGCACCAGCCGCCACGCCCCCGACCACCACGCCGCCTTCCCCGAGGCCGAGTACCTCAAGGCGATCTTCCTGCAGGTGGACTAG
- a CDS encoding Ig-like domain-containing protein — protein MSALALPALRPAVPSLAALSLALLLAACGSAPSAPQSGTGTTTPPSTTPTPTPTPTPGDSTPPTVTLSAVQDGAAVNLSAATSDNVGVSRVEFYRGGALISTDTDAPYTASLPVSSADNGSVSFTARAYDAAGNAGSSNAALNVYVAPPTTTPVPSPSPTPGKTLYQGVWSWSAADLMGNVVGQGTLILNGETAAQGRTLATGTYRTAAGTQSGYAGLGPLLGAGTLDVALTASADPASTALYLSASDSDGKLDSQGGQAVFSGAGAILDRATQQPQQPVVVTLRQLSAEVPAP, from the coding sequence ATGAGCGCCCTGGCCCTGCCCGCCCTCAGACCGGCTGTCCCGAGTCTGGCCGCCCTGAGTCTGGCCCTCCTGCTGGCTGCCTGCGGCAGCGCGCCGAGCGCCCCGCAAAGCGGCACCGGGACGACCACGCCGCCGAGCACCACCCCGACCCCCACGCCGACGCCGACCCCGGGCGACTCCACCCCCCCGACCGTGACCCTCAGCGCTGTGCAGGACGGCGCAGCCGTGAACCTCAGTGCCGCCACCAGCGACAACGTCGGCGTGAGCCGGGTCGAGTTCTACCGGGGCGGGGCGCTGATCTCGACCGACACCGACGCGCCCTATACCGCCAGCCTGCCGGTCAGCAGCGCCGACAACGGCAGCGTGAGCTTCACGGCCCGGGCCTACGACGCGGCGGGCAATGCCGGCTCGAGCAACGCGGCCCTGAACGTGTATGTGGCCCCGCCCACGACCACCCCGGTTCCCTCTCCCTCGCCCACGCCGGGCAAGACCCTGTATCAGGGCGTGTGGAGCTGGAGCGCCGCCGACCTCATGGGCAACGTGGTGGGCCAGGGCACGCTGATCCTGAACGGCGAGACGGCGGCTCAGGGCCGCACGCTGGCGACCGGGACCTACCGCACGGCGGCGGGCACCCAGAGCGGCTACGCGGGTCTGGGGCCGCTGCTGGGTGCTGGAACTCTCGACGTGGCCCTGACCGCCTCGGCCGATCCGGCCTCCACGGCCCTCTACCTGAGCGCTTCGGACAGTGACGGGAAACTGGACTCGCAGGGCGGGCAGGCCGTGTTCTCCGGTGCAGGGGCCATTCTCGACCGCGCGACGCAGCAACCCCAGCAACCGGTCGTGGTGACGCTGCGCCAGCTCTCGGCCGAGGTCCCGGCTCCGTAA
- a CDS encoding thiolase family protein: protein MRDAVIVSAVRTPVGRGVKGTLANTRPDDLAALVLNEAVKRAGIDAAEVEDVYLGCAIPEAEQGLNVARMAALRAGMPDSVGGVTVNRFCSSGLQTIAMAAAAIQTGQADVMLAGGVESMSMVPMSGHNPSPNPELVDERPGAYIGMGLTAENVAAKYGVSRADQDAFALRSHQRAAAAQDAGRFNDEIVPVPVRVDKLRGTKLKSETVEFSRDELIRRDANLEDMAKVRPAFKATGSVSAANSSPFSDGAAAVLLMSAEKAQELGAKPIAKFLGFAVAGVEPELMGIGPVKAVPKVLKQVGLTLADIDLIELNEAFAAQSLAVARELGFDQDKMNVNGGAIALGHPLGCSGAKLATTAIYELRRRGGGKALITMCIGGGMGAAGVIEVYGEDGAEQAAD from the coding sequence ATGCGTGACGCCGTTATCGTTTCCGCCGTTCGGACCCCGGTCGGCCGGGGTGTGAAGGGCACCCTCGCCAACACCCGCCCCGACGACCTCGCCGCCCTCGTGCTGAACGAGGCCGTCAAGCGCGCGGGCATCGACGCCGCCGAGGTCGAGGACGTGTACCTGGGCTGCGCGATTCCCGAGGCCGAACAGGGCCTGAACGTGGCCCGCATGGCCGCGCTGCGCGCCGGCATGCCCGACTCGGTGGGCGGCGTGACCGTCAACCGCTTCTGCTCCAGCGGGCTCCAGACCATCGCCATGGCGGCGGCGGCCATCCAGACCGGGCAGGCCGACGTGATGCTCGCGGGCGGCGTCGAGAGCATGAGCATGGTGCCCATGAGCGGCCACAACCCCAGCCCCAACCCCGAACTCGTGGACGAGCGCCCCGGCGCCTACATCGGCATGGGCCTGACGGCCGAAAACGTGGCCGCCAAGTACGGCGTCAGCCGCGCCGACCAGGACGCCTTCGCGCTGCGCAGCCACCAGCGGGCCGCCGCCGCGCAGGACGCGGGCCGCTTCAACGACGAGATCGTCCCCGTACCGGTGCGCGTGGACAAGCTGCGCGGCACCAAGCTCAAGTCCGAGACGGTCGAGTTCAGCCGGGACGAACTCATCCGCCGCGACGCCAATCTGGAAGACATGGCGAAGGTGCGCCCGGCCTTCAAGGCCACCGGCAGTGTCAGCGCAGCCAACTCCAGCCCCTTTTCCGACGGCGCGGCGGCCGTCCTGCTCATGAGCGCCGAGAAGGCGCAGGAACTGGGCGCCAAGCCCATCGCCAAATTCCTGGGCTTCGCGGTGGCGGGCGTGGAGCCCGAGCTGATGGGCATCGGCCCGGTCAAGGCGGTGCCCAAGGTGCTCAAGCAGGTCGGCCTGACGCTTGCCGATATTGACCTGATCGAGCTGAACGAGGCCTTCGCGGCCCAGAGCCTCGCCGTGGCGCGCGAACTGGGCTTCGACCAGGACAAGATGAACGTCAACGGCGGCGCCATCGCGCTGGGGCACCCGCTGGGCTGCTCGGGAGCCAAGCTGGCGACCACCGCCATCTACGAACTGCGGCGCCGGGGCGGCGGCAAGGCGCTGATCACCATGTGCATCGGCGGCGGCATGGGCGCGGCGGGCGTCATCGAGGTCTACGGCGAGGACGGCGCGGAGCAGGCCGCCGACTGA